A window of Leptospira stimsonii contains these coding sequences:
- a CDS encoding LIC_11502 family protein — translation MQKELSERIKFPKTDLSLLPKNSGALPYSEVIGAIRLVTLPEEQLAKQIVFSSVVGALRGFQERDLKPFHANHKYIFGELSSEILNTMKDIGSIDQISNEERIKILKEAFEFGIRKVYHLEWKLYTSREIF, via the coding sequence ATGCAAAAAGAATTATCCGAAAGAATCAAATTTCCTAAGACCGATCTTTCTCTACTCCCTAAAAATTCCGGAGCGCTTCCTTATTCCGAGGTAATCGGTGCGATTCGTCTAGTAACACTTCCCGAAGAACAACTCGCAAAACAAATCGTATTCTCTTCCGTAGTTGGAGCTCTTCGCGGATTTCAAGAAAGAGATCTGAAACCGTTTCACGCCAATCATAAATATATCTTCGGAGAATTGAGTTCGGAAATTTTAAATACGATGAAAGATATCGGTAGCATCGATCAAATTTCAAACGAAGAAAGAATCAAAATTCTAAAAGAAGCCTTCGAGTTCGGAATCCGAAAAGTCTACCACTTGGAATGGAAACTTTACACATCGAGAGAAATCTTTTGA
- the mutY gene encoding A/G-specific adenine glycosylase, translating to MKLRKSLLSWFQKNKRNLPFRLNKNAYRIWVSEIMLQQTRVAAMLPIYETFLARFPNPSALQSASEDEVMKYWKGLGYYSRARNLKKGASLLVEKFAGEFPEKYEDALSIPGVGSYTASAVLSIAYGKPYAVLDGNVKRVLSRLFLIEQDPGLNSTNQLLGNLAQEFLTPESPGDHNEAMMELGALVCVPIPLCGSCPLAEHCEAKIAGREREIPVSKSVDNWIDLDLNFLFLKSKERLLLLKYPGRRFFKTIYSLPFRMEGKHPYETDPIVESLFDESKLNIHSNRVRHSITNHRIQLRFSERSEEDRTLIERTFSKNEDILFKWVREEDLKEEFPSSIAGKLIKLKNKTIKQPELPAGKI from the coding sequence TTGAAACTGAGAAAATCCTTACTTTCCTGGTTTCAGAAAAACAAACGGAATCTACCCTTTCGACTCAACAAAAACGCCTATCGAATTTGGGTCAGCGAGATCATGCTCCAACAAACTCGGGTCGCGGCCATGCTTCCGATTTACGAAACGTTTTTGGCGCGATTTCCAAATCCTTCCGCCTTACAAAGCGCGTCCGAAGACGAGGTGATGAAATATTGGAAAGGACTCGGTTACTATTCCCGAGCTCGGAATTTAAAAAAGGGCGCGAGCCTTTTGGTTGAAAAATTTGCGGGAGAATTTCCGGAGAAGTATGAAGACGCCCTTTCGATACCGGGAGTGGGAAGTTATACCGCGTCGGCGGTTCTATCGATCGCCTACGGAAAACCATACGCGGTTCTGGACGGAAACGTAAAGCGTGTTTTATCCAGACTCTTTTTGATCGAACAAGATCCTGGACTCAATTCCACAAATCAACTTTTGGGAAACCTGGCTCAGGAATTTTTAACTCCGGAATCTCCTGGAGACCACAACGAAGCGATGATGGAGCTGGGAGCTTTGGTCTGCGTTCCCATTCCACTTTGTGGATCCTGTCCTTTGGCCGAACACTGCGAGGCAAAAATAGCAGGAAGGGAACGAGAAATTCCGGTTTCCAAATCGGTCGACAATTGGATCGATCTGGATCTGAATTTTCTATTCTTGAAATCGAAGGAAAGGCTTCTTCTACTAAAGTATCCAGGAAGAAGATTTTTTAAAACGATCTATTCGCTTCCGTTTCGAATGGAAGGAAAACACCCCTATGAAACGGATCCGATCGTAGAATCGTTGTTTGACGAATCGAAATTGAATATACATTCGAATCGAGTTCGACACTCCATCACAAATCATAGAATTCAACTCAGGTTCAGCGAACGATCCGAAGAAGATCGAACGTTGATCGAAAGAACCTTCTCCAAAAACGAGGACATACTTTTCAAATGGGTGCGAGAAGAAGATCTTAAGGAAGAATTTCCTTCTTCAATCGCGGGAAAGTTGATCAAACTCAAAAATAAAACGATAAAACAACCGGAACTTCCGGCGGGAAAAATATGA
- a CDS encoding GAF domain-containing sensor histidine kinase: protein MNSHFGSRESHPPIFHTNKFGEFLSSNPQFLTFLELESTEDNTTIFSESDSEIFAEFAKNAFEDKVIVSVDFRIPSGFIKRRSVFIRKIIQSEEVLEIEGVVLPEIPKAKRARGKKTIAVNRSYLIRNEVNQWILRSKSVQELYDGVCRILKAEENFGFVCFGSVESRKNIIFQVSYAGEDAFFLNTDSKTMNLGPGIKVLKTGQPLIIEDIQNEVDFDQWKEACLRFGYQSMGVFPVFLLSELISVLCIFSKEKYYFLEDEAGIYIEIVKDLALGLKNIRESEQRFLAVNALRESDERFQAIFETVVDAIIMITPNGSILMFNTAAEKMFGYSFTEVVGKNVNLLMPEPYHSEHDDYLKRYRETREKKIIGIGREVVGLRKDGTTFPIELAVSEFFQNQVQYFVGVIRDMSARKKSENDLREKTWALEELNRSLEARVDSEIQKRREQEKTMIVRSRLADMGEMIGNIAHQWRQPLNVIALCVQDLSYAFEDGELDEEYISDSTKKIMNLVEQMSGTIDDFRNYFRPNKTKEKFSLKSLIQKSFSLVSESLKNQNISIYFNPNEDYEVFGFPNEFSQVILNIIANSRDAIMESQPTDPSIHVDIRKEGDRKMVTIRDNGGGIEASALEKLFQPYFTTKDQGKGTGIGLYMSKSIIENNMGGKIQAYNSEEGAVMVIELP, encoded by the coding sequence ATGAATTCTCACTTTGGATCTCGAGAAAGCCATCCTCCCATCTTTCACACGAATAAGTTCGGGGAATTTCTATCTTCGAATCCTCAGTTTCTGACTTTTTTAGAATTAGAATCAACCGAAGACAATACAACCATCTTCTCAGAATCCGATTCCGAAATCTTTGCCGAATTCGCAAAGAATGCCTTCGAGGACAAGGTCATCGTTTCTGTGGACTTTCGGATTCCCTCCGGCTTTATCAAACGCAGGTCCGTTTTTATTCGAAAGATCATACAAAGTGAGGAGGTGTTGGAAATCGAAGGAGTCGTTCTCCCCGAAATTCCGAAAGCGAAAAGGGCAAGGGGAAAAAAGACGATCGCCGTGAATCGATCCTATTTGATTCGAAACGAGGTGAACCAATGGATCTTACGGTCCAAATCCGTTCAAGAACTCTACGACGGAGTCTGTAGAATTCTCAAAGCCGAAGAAAATTTCGGTTTTGTTTGCTTCGGATCCGTAGAATCTAGAAAAAATATAATATTCCAAGTTTCTTATGCGGGTGAAGATGCCTTTTTTTTGAACACGGACTCGAAAACGATGAATTTAGGACCCGGGATCAAAGTTTTGAAGACCGGTCAACCGCTGATCATTGAAGATATCCAAAACGAGGTTGATTTTGATCAATGGAAAGAAGCCTGTCTCCGGTTCGGATATCAATCGATGGGAGTTTTTCCGGTCTTTTTGTTAAGCGAATTGATTTCAGTGCTTTGTATCTTTTCGAAAGAGAAATATTATTTTTTAGAGGATGAAGCCGGGATTTATATAGAAATCGTAAAGGACTTGGCCTTGGGTCTAAAAAACATCCGAGAGAGCGAGCAAAGATTCCTAGCTGTCAACGCGTTACGCGAAAGCGACGAGAGATTTCAAGCTATTTTCGAAACAGTCGTGGATGCGATCATCATGATCACACCGAACGGTTCAATTCTTATGTTCAATACCGCCGCTGAAAAAATGTTCGGATATTCTTTTACGGAAGTCGTAGGAAAGAATGTGAATTTGCTGATGCCCGAACCGTATCACTCGGAACACGACGATTATTTAAAACGATATAGGGAAACCCGTGAGAAAAAGATCATAGGAATCGGTCGTGAGGTAGTCGGCCTGAGAAAGGACGGAACTACGTTTCCGATCGAACTCGCGGTTTCCGAATTCTTCCAGAATCAAGTGCAATACTTCGTGGGAGTCATTCGTGACATGAGCGCGAGAAAGAAGTCCGAGAACGATCTGAGGGAAAAAACTTGGGCCTTGGAGGAGTTGAATCGAAGTCTTGAGGCAAGAGTGGATTCCGAAATCCAGAAACGAAGAGAACAGGAAAAGACGATGATCGTTCGATCCAGACTCGCCGATATGGGCGAAATGATAGGGAATATCGCCCATCAGTGGAGACAGCCACTGAATGTGATCGCTCTTTGTGTTCAAGACCTATCGTATGCTTTCGAAGACGGAGAACTCGACGAGGAATATATAAGCGATTCCACAAAAAAGATTATGAATTTGGTGGAACAGATGTCCGGGACCATCGACGATTTTCGGAATTATTTCCGTCCGAATAAAACAAAGGAAAAATTCTCCTTAAAGTCCTTGATCCAAAAATCTTTCTCTCTCGTGTCCGAAAGTTTAAAAAATCAAAATATTAGTATTTACTTTAATCCTAATGAAGATTATGAGGTATTCGGTTTCCCTAATGAATTCTCGCAGGTGATCCTGAATATAATTGCAAATTCAAGGGATGCGATCATGGAATCACAACCCACCGATCCATCTATCCACGTCGATATTCGAAAAGAAGGAGATAGGAAAATGGTCACGATCAGAGATAACGGCGGGGGAATCGAAGCATCGGCCTTGGAAAAACTATTTCAGCCGTACTTTACGACTAAGGATCAAGGTAAGGGAACCGGCATCGGTCTTTATATGTCCAAATCAATCATTGAGAATAATATGGGTGGAAAGATACAAGCGTACAATTCGGAAGAGGGCGCGGTAATGGTAATAGAGCTTCCATGA
- a CDS encoding response regulator, whose amino-acid sequence MKRIALKILYIEDEELIRVMMVRFLERFLTSVRSAENGKVGWDVFLEYQPDVVITDIKMPLLDGIELTKKIREHDLNIPIAAMTAFSEPEIIEEARRAGANEVFIKPVNVERIKELLLTYEK is encoded by the coding sequence ATGAAACGAATCGCATTAAAAATTCTTTATATAGAAGACGAAGAATTGATCCGAGTGATGATGGTTCGATTCTTAGAACGTTTTTTGACATCCGTTCGTTCCGCGGAAAACGGAAAAGTAGGTTGGGATGTGTTCCTTGAGTACCAACCGGATGTCGTTATTACAGATATCAAGATGCCGCTGTTAGACGGCATCGAACTCACAAAAAAAATTAGGGAACACGATTTGAATATTCCGATTGCCGCGATGACCGCATTTTCAGAACCTGAGATAATCGAGGAAGCTCGTAGAGCGGGAGCGAACGAAGTCTTTATCAAGCCGGTTAACGTGGAAAGGATAAAGGAGCTTCTGCTTACATATGAAAAATAG
- the queG gene encoding tRNA epoxyqueuosine(34) reductase QueG, translated as MIESKELISELSPLIEECGFDFYGISEAVIPETDRKNILTWVQEGKHGKMDWYPKNMDLRLHFKNLGFEPKSVIALGTLYNDLDYDTISKTMSFRFSRYAIGEDYHRVIRRMANPLLQELRKKFPSNQFRQGVDSLPISEKVLAREAGLGWQAKNTNLIHPEFGSYFFISVILTDLPISVAKIPVKDRCGTCNACIDACPTNALAPYQIDAGKCISHHTLEDRSEKIPNTFGWIAGCDICQDVCPWNQVKARKKGIQTGREELKSRPIFKESPESILDLDQDGFESIFGDSAISRMNFKMFRRNVELAKEWALKNKTF; from the coding sequence ATGATCGAAAGTAAAGAATTAATTTCCGAACTATCTCCTTTGATTGAAGAATGCGGATTCGACTTCTATGGAATCAGTGAAGCCGTGATCCCGGAAACGGATCGGAAGAATATCCTTACTTGGGTGCAAGAAGGCAAACATGGTAAGATGGATTGGTATCCTAAGAACATGGATCTGCGTCTCCATTTTAAGAATCTGGGATTCGAACCAAAGTCCGTTATTGCGCTCGGTACTCTTTATAACGACCTAGATTATGATACAATTTCCAAAACGATGTCATTTCGGTTTTCCCGATATGCGATCGGAGAGGACTATCATCGAGTTATCAGAAGAATGGCGAATCCCTTGCTCCAAGAACTAAGAAAAAAATTTCCGTCGAATCAATTCCGTCAAGGTGTGGATTCTCTTCCGATATCGGAAAAGGTCTTAGCAAGAGAAGCCGGACTTGGTTGGCAAGCGAAGAATACGAATCTCATACATCCCGAATTTGGATCCTATTTTTTTATCAGTGTCATTCTTACCGATCTTCCTATTTCTGTGGCAAAGATCCCAGTTAAAGATCGATGTGGAACTTGCAACGCTTGTATTGATGCCTGTCCAACAAACGCTCTCGCTCCGTACCAAATCGACGCCGGAAAATGTATCTCACATCATACTTTGGAGGATCGCTCCGAGAAGATTCCGAACACGTTTGGCTGGATCGCCGGTTGTGATATTTGTCAGGACGTTTGTCCTTGGAATCAAGTGAAGGCTCGTAAGAAAGGGATTCAAACCGGGAGGGAAGAATTGAAGTCAAGGCCGATATTCAAGGAAAGTCCCGAATCCATTTTAGATCTAGATCAAGATGGCTTTGAAAGTATCTTTGGGGATTCGGCGATTTCCAGGATGAATTTCAAAATGTTCCGGAGAAACGTAGAACTCGCGAAAGAATGGGCTTTGAAAAATAAAACGTTTTGA
- a CDS encoding adenylate/guanylate cyclase domain-containing protein — translation MNELAEFAKNIALGTPEDIIQREEDYFRALSRIVRYRNKEALTREMMNHIVNSDRNRILEEKKKADVLLQNILPEYMIEELKLKGKVRPIQHENAVVILTDFVGFSDISRYMSPNELLKELSIYFDEFEKICTQHRIEKVKTIGDAFLAVGGLGGYKRTAKLDSLLASLKMMEYTENRKKERMKNGEDAWGLRIAIHSGTLIAGVVGHTKIAFDIWGHTVNLASRIETIGEPGKITVSKSIYNDVRDYFDCSYVGMKELKGVGSHDIYTIDSIKKKLASSESVSVPGPNFEKLYRALEKGKHIMLMDGKYHISNPSRPEKINVLTRD, via the coding sequence TTGAACGAGTTAGCCGAATTCGCGAAGAATATCGCCCTCGGAACTCCCGAAGATATTATTCAAAGAGAGGAAGATTATTTTCGGGCGTTGAGTAGAATCGTACGTTATCGAAACAAGGAAGCTCTGACTCGGGAAATGATGAATCACATCGTAAACAGCGATCGAAACAGAATTCTCGAAGAGAAAAAAAAGGCGGACGTACTTTTACAGAATATTCTTCCGGAATATATGATCGAAGAACTGAAGCTAAAAGGAAAAGTTCGCCCGATCCAACACGAGAATGCGGTCGTCATTCTTACGGACTTTGTAGGTTTTTCCGATATCAGCCGTTATATGAGTCCGAACGAACTCTTAAAGGAACTTTCCATCTATTTCGATGAGTTTGAAAAAATCTGCACCCAACATAGGATCGAAAAGGTTAAGACGATCGGGGACGCGTTTCTCGCTGTAGGTGGGTTAGGCGGATATAAAAGAACAGCGAAGTTGGATTCTCTTCTCGCTTCCCTCAAGATGATGGAATATACGGAAAATCGAAAGAAAGAAAGAATGAAGAACGGAGAGGATGCCTGGGGTCTTCGGATCGCGATTCATTCCGGAACCCTCATCGCGGGAGTCGTCGGGCATACCAAGATAGCGTTCGATATCTGGGGCCATACGGTAAATCTAGCTTCCCGCATTGAAACGATCGGAGAGCCGGGAAAGATCACCGTTTCAAAATCCATCTACAACGACGTTAGGGACTACTTCGACTGTTCTTATGTGGGAATGAAAGAATTGAAAGGGGTCGGTTCCCACGATATTTACACGATCGATTCCATCAAAAAGAAATTAGCAAGTTCGGAATCCGTTTCGGTGCCCGGTCCGAATTTCGAAAAACTGTATCGAGCTTTGGAGAAAGGAAAACATATCATGTTGATGGACGGAAAATACCATATTTCCAATCCAAGCAGACCGGAGAAAATAAACGTCCTTACCAGAGATTAA
- a CDS encoding MBL fold metallo-hydrolase, producing the protein MSENDVAQAETQKNIQRELTLEIDTNYAVEIAEDIYWIGFYDQKESLHCNPYMIKNGDSTILIDPGSIPDFPVVARKVFSLVAPNSIETIILQHQDPDLCANVPIFEDLSGDSPVQIIAETRTVYLIKHYGVKGSVIRIGDELTYFSTPSGRELQFISTPFAHSPGAMITFDIKSRVLFTSDILGGLGREWSLYHDAKALDNMKAFMQAYIPSNLALRYALLKILSFDAEVIAPQHGQIIRKEQLPAIIDELWNLPCGLDLIKDDWIQKARKGELR; encoded by the coding sequence TTGTCCGAGAATGACGTTGCGCAAGCGGAAACGCAGAAAAATATTCAGAGAGAATTGACTCTCGAAATCGATACAAACTACGCGGTCGAAATCGCCGAAGACATCTACTGGATCGGATTCTACGATCAAAAAGAATCCCTCCATTGTAACCCCTACATGATCAAAAACGGCGATAGCACCATTTTGATCGACCCAGGCTCCATTCCTGACTTCCCAGTCGTAGCCCGAAAGGTATTTTCTCTCGTGGCGCCGAATTCCATAGAAACGATCATCTTACAACACCAGGATCCAGATCTTTGTGCCAACGTACCCATCTTTGAGGATTTAAGCGGAGACAGTCCCGTTCAGATCATCGCGGAAACCAGAACGGTATATTTGATCAAACACTACGGAGTAAAGGGAAGTGTGATTCGAATCGGAGACGAGTTGACTTATTTCTCGACGCCGAGCGGGCGAGAACTTCAATTTATCAGCACTCCATTCGCACATTCTCCGGGAGCGATGATAACCTTCGATATAAAGTCCAGAGTTCTTTTTACGAGCGATATTTTGGGCGGGTTGGGAAGAGAATGGTCTTTGTATCACGACGCAAAGGCATTGGACAACATGAAGGCATTCATGCAGGCATATATTCCATCTAATCTCGCTTTACGTTATGCGCTCTTGAAGATTTTGAGTTTTGACGCGGAAGTAATCGCGCCGCAACACGGACAAATCATTCGAAAAGAACAACTTCCAGCGATCATCGACGAACTCTGGAATCTACCTTGCGGTCTTGATCTGATCAAGGACGATTGGATTCAAAAAGCAAGAAAGGGTGAACTGCGTTGA